In Cervus elaphus chromosome 7, mCerEla1.1, whole genome shotgun sequence, the following proteins share a genomic window:
- the H1-1 gene encoding histone H1.1 has translation MSEVALPAPAASTPPEKPSAGKKAKKPVKAAAAAKKKPAGPSVSELIVQAVSSSKERSGVSLAALKKALAAAGYDVEKNNSRIKLGLKSLVGKGTLVQTKGTGASGSFKLNKKVASVDAKPSATKVATKTKVTNASKKPKKATGAAATKKGVKTPKKAKKPVATKKSSKSPKKPKAVKPKKVAKSPAKAKAVKPKGAKVKITKPKTAAKPKKAAPKKK, from the coding sequence ATGTCCGAGGTCGCGCTCCCCGCTCCAGCTGCTTCCACTCCCCCTGAGAAGCCTTCAGCTGGCAAGAAGGCGAAGAAACCTGTGAAGGCTGCAGCAGCCGCCAAGAAGAAACCCGCGGGCCCTTCAGTTTCGGAGCTGATTGTGCAAGCCGTTTCCTCCTCTAAGGAGCGCAGCGGTGTGTCCCTGGCCGCGCTGAAGAAGGCGCTGGCAGCCGCTGGCTACGATGTGGAAAAGAACAACAGCCGCATCAAGTTGGGTCTTAAGAGCCTAGTGGGCAAAGGCACCTTGGTGCAGACCAAGGGCACCGGCGCCTCGGGTTCTTTCAAGCTCAACAAGAAAGTAGCCTCCGTGGATGCTAAGCCCAGCGCCACAAAGGTGGCAACGAAAACCAAGGTAACAAACGCTTCTAAGAAGCCCAAGAAGGCCACTGGGGCGGCTGCTACTAAGAAAGGTGTGAAGACTCCAAAAAAGGCTAAAAAGCCTGTGGCGACAAAGAAGTCCTCCAAGAGTCCTAAGAAGCCCAAGGCTGTGAAGCCTAAGAAAGTAGCCAAGAGCCCTGCCAAAGCCAAGGCTGTGAAACCCAAAGGGGCCAAAGTAAAGATAACCAAGCCAAAGACCGCTGCCAAACCCAAGAAGGCAGCACCCAAGAAGAAGTAA